AGATAAACTAATAAACACAACCTGTAAAAGGAGAGAACAGGCAGCAAGAAAACTGGAAGGAACGAGGGGGACCTTGAGAGAGAGGCGAGCAAGCATCAGCAGGACTGTAGACCACAATCTTAGGGGCTGTTAGTCTTGGAGATCGAAGGGCAGAGGAaaaggagagtggtgcagggatTTTACTGTTCTTGGCAGAGAGAAATGAGACCTCTAATTCAAAGAGAGACATAGAAACACATTAAAAACACCATATGTCTATTGAAAAAAAGAACAGAGTCGTGAATGTAAATGAATGCTCAAAACCcttaaagaaaaagaagaaaagttgTCTATTGAACAATGGTAACATAGCTCACATGCTTTCTTAAATACATCAATTCCATAATCTTGTCATTTGAATAGTCTACTTTTATGGTGCCCCTCTAAAATTTTAAAGTCCCCAGATGAACAGCTTAGACTTGAATAGTTATTACATTAAAGTGCTGTTAAACAAAAATCATTTCGTAGTAATAAATGTACCAATATTTTTCTCAAatgttttcaaatataatttCATAATTGCACTTTCCACATTGCTTGCCAGTCAATAATACAGTAAAACAAGTCTTTTAAACACACAGGGCATTTTCCTGAAGTACTTAATTGGTATTTTGAGTTAATAAACCCCAACATTAAATGAATGTTGTAAATAAATGTACAAGTGTACACCATTTCCTAGGCAGTATCTAAAAGTAACTGTGATGCTTTTCTTTGAAGGAAGTACGCATCAAAGATGAAAAAAAACAAGgcgtccagtggcaccttaaagactaacagatttgggcataagctttcatgggtaaaaaacctctcttcagatgcatggagtgaaagttacagatgcaggcatgatataatgacacatgaagagaagggagttacctccacttgtgaggtaactcccttctcttcatgtgtcattatatcatgtctgcatctgtaactttcactctatgcatctgaagaagagacgttttttacccatgaaacgttatgcccaaataaatctgttagtctttaaggtgccactggactccttgttgtttttgcagatacagactaacatggctacccccgataGATGGAAAAAAGTTACTTTAAATACCAAAATGACTGTTTTACTATTGTTTTAAATACTTAAAATGTGATCCTTTATTCTGGTACTGAGATCTCTGCATATTCATTTCCATTCTGGCCAAAGACAAGCCATGTGGAGTCCTGCGGAGCCACGCCACAATTGTGTCTCCTTTATACAATCACCCACAGCCGCTCACTGTAGCCAGGTGGGGTGAACTGGAATTGTATTTTGGCATCTTTTAGTTTTGATCAGGTGTCACATCCCATCTACTTACACAGCACTTTTAACTGCTAACaattcagactaaaaataaaGGCATTGCCAGAAACATACAAGTCTGTATCATTCACATGATAAACAGCTCTCATTTTGACTTTCAGCATCAAATGCAATTTTCTTTTCCTATGATTTAATAGaatttgtttccaatattaaAGGCTCCCAGACAGCTACTTCCAAACCAGCTTAAATTTGGCATGCTCAGTTTTTGTAATCCTTCAGAAGCAATGCAAGGGAGGCTCAGCTGGTCTTCCCTAGCAAGGCCAATAGAAGCAACAGTCTGTTTTGCTAGTGATTCTGAGGGTATGATCAAGACGGATAGGACAGAAGGAAAACCAAGGAAAGAAGGGGAGAAACACTAAAAAGCAGAGGATGAAAATTGCACACCAAAAGGCCCTGCACCTAGAGTACAGTTTTTGGTCCCAGATAACCATAAACAGGTACGAACATTTGCTTGCATTTGCAGTGGAGTTAATCAACTAATATTAACTGGTAACTGATTAACCCAAATTACAACATGTCAGAAACCTCTTGTCTAGACAGGACCATAGCAAGAACATGTCAGAGATCAGACTAAAGCTAAGGGGCCCAGATGAACCAGTGCTGTGACAGTACATACTGGTTTGGTACAGAACCCTTGCTGGCCAATTACAGCTTTGAACTTTCAATCCCAGGCTTCTGGTGGGGAACTCCTCTCTAACATGCTCCTTCTGCTTGTCACAGTATCTATAACACACTTATCCCTGTAACATGAGTGCCTGCTGAAAGCCTGGTAGGACTAATGGAAAGAACATTCACTAGATACAGAGGAAGATGCACCCAGCCCTCCTCAGCAGGAAAGCATGTCACCTCCACCTGAGACGGGAAACTGTGATACAATAATATACTGTACTTCCAAAAAAGAATGGAAAgggagaaagagcagcaacagaatgtacatatttttaaaagaaaaataggtCTCGTGCCTTTTGCTTCTTTATTGTGAAAAACTTGAGCCTGATGTTTTTAATCAAAAAAGGTCTCTTCCTACTTCTTACAGTGTTAGAAATCTGACAGTCTAGAATGGAGGTGATGAAAGCTGGGGAGCtggagtaaggcctggtctacacttaaaagttttactGGCACTGCGTTCTCAggtttgtgatttttttgtttggccAACAAAACTATACTAGTTAAAGCCATAGCGTAGCTACAGTTATACGAGTATATGAGATCACGCTACGGTTTAGGTTATttgtttttgacattttcaatatGGCTAAAGGGGCTTAAATGATGACACAAACAGCAACAAGAGAGTGCGAGATGAGCTAGGAAGAGGGCGAGATTTTTATTCGCCTTGTTTAAAAATCCTCTTAGTTAACATACATGAATGTCTAATTGGCATCTTGCATAAATGAGGCCCCCAGCCCTTTAATTACGGCAACAGAGCTCTCCTCCGTCCCGCTAGTCCTGCGGCGGAACCAGCCGCGGCAGCCCAGGCCGCCGTTTCTCGCCGCCCTGCCcagcagaaagcagcagcagcagcagccgccgcggGCCCAAGCCCGGGCACCTCCCCGCAggctcccccaggcccagcccggcGGGAGGGGCCCCACGAACCCGCCGCTCCTGACCTCTGGTCTCGGCGGGGCCGGTCTCGGCGGGGCCGCTGGGGGCCGCTCTCTGCCCGGCGCACAGGGACTTCAGCATCTGGAACACGGCCAGCGGCGCCACGTTCATGCgcagcaggtccagcagcagCCTGCGGGGAGAGGGCGCGGGGTCAGCAGCTCGGacagcgcgcgcgcgcgcgcgcgcgcgcggccCCCCCCCTCGCCatcgcccccccccacctgaaCACTTCCGGGTCGAGGCCGATCCCAGCCGCCTGCGCCAGCTCGAACAGCTCCGCCTCCTCCGCCGTCGGCAGCTTCCGCCGGGACCGCACCGAGGCCCCCACTTTACCCAGGGCCGCATCCAGCCCCGAGTCCGCCCCGCCACCGGCCAGGCCCTGGTCAGACATTCCCGGCACAGACCGGAAACGGGCTCAGCCACAGCCGGCGCCTGTCTCCTACTGAGCATGCGCCCAGGTTAGCGAGCGCCGGAAACAGCCGCGCGGGGACCAGAAAATGCACACCCCGCTTCCGGTTCGACTGGGCATGCGCGC
This region of Mauremys mutica isolate MM-2020 ecotype Southern chromosome 10, ASM2049712v1, whole genome shotgun sequence genomic DNA includes:
- the LOC123343374 gene encoding mitotic-spindle organizing protein 2B-like isoform X2, translating into MSDQGLAGGGADSGLDAALGKVGASVRSRRKLPTAEEAELFELAQAAGIGLDPEVFRLLLDLLRMNVAPLAVFQMLKSLCAGQRAAPSGPAETGGRNKTNPSVSGTQGLAERCSREGSVQRMPRQPSTSRLQKTGTSGKSSGGSST
- the LOC123343374 gene encoding mitotic-spindle organizing protein 2B-like isoform X1, with translation MSDQGLAGGGADSGLDAALGKVGASVRSRRKLPTAEEAELFELAQAAGIGLDPEVFRLLLDLLRMNVAPLAVFQMLKSLCAGQRAAPSGPAETGPAETRGRNKTNPSVSGTQGLAERCSREGSVQRMPRQPSTSRLQKTGTSGKSSGGSST